A single genomic interval of Streptococcus oralis subsp. dentisani harbors:
- a CDS encoding metal ABC transporter permease: MIAEFINGLQNFHFLQNALITAIVIGVVAGAVGCFIILRGMSLMGDAISHAVLPGVALSFILGIDFFIGAIIFGLMASIIITYIKGNSIIKSDTAIGITFSSFLALGVILISVAKSSTDLFHILFGNILAVQDTDMWITIGVGAVILLIIGIFFKQLLITSFDELLAKAMGMPVNFYHYLLMVLLTLVSVTAMQSVGTILIVAMLITPAATAYLYANSLKSMIFLSSTLGATASVVGLFIGYSFNLAAGSSIVLTSASFFLISFFISPKQRYLKLKNKKIIK; the protein is encoded by the coding sequence ATGATAGCAGAATTTATCAATGGATTGCAAAATTTCCATTTCCTACAAAACGCCTTGATAACAGCTATTGTCATCGGAGTTGTTGCTGGAGCTGTGGGATGTTTTATCATCCTACGTGGGATGTCTCTCATGGGGGATGCCATCTCTCACGCAGTTTTGCCCGGCGTAGCCCTTTCCTTTATCCTGGGAATTGATTTCTTTATTGGAGCCATCATCTTTGGCTTGATGGCTTCCATCATCATTACCTACATCAAGGGAAACTCTATTATCAAGAGTGACACTGCCATTGGTATTACCTTTTCATCTTTCTTAGCCTTAGGTGTCATCTTGATTAGTGTTGCCAAGAGTTCGACAGACCTCTTTCATATCCTTTTTGGGAATATCCTCGCTGTCCAAGATACGGACATGTGGATTACCATTGGTGTGGGCGCAGTCATTCTCTTGATTATCGGGATTTTCTTTAAACAACTATTGATTACATCCTTTGACGAGCTTCTGGCTAAGGCCATGGGAATGCCCGTTAATTTCTACCACTATCTGCTCATGGTGCTCTTGACCCTTGTGTCTGTCACCGCAATGCAAAGTGTTGGAACCATTCTTATCGTGGCCATGCTAATCACTCCAGCCGCGACGGCTTACCTTTATGCTAATAGCCTAAAGAGTATGATTTTCCTTTCATCAACCCTAGGGGCAACCGCTTCTGTTGTGGGACTCTTTATCGGCTATAGTTTCAATCTCGCAGCAGGATCGAGCATCGTGCTCACATCCGCCAGCTTCTTTCTAATCAGTTTCTTTATCTCTCCTAAGCAACGATACTTGAAACTGAAAAACAAAAAAATCATTAAATAA
- a CDS encoding metal ABC transporter ATP-binding protein — translation MIRIEHLSVSYKETLALKDISLVLHGPTITGIIGPNGAGKSTLLKGMLGIIPHEGQAFLDDKEVKKSLNRVAYVEQKIHIDYNFPIKVKECVSLGLYPSIPLFHTLKASHWKKVAEALEIVGLSDYADRQISQLSGGQFQRVLIARCLVQEADYIFLDEPFVGIDSISEEIIMNTLRDLKKSGKTVLIVHHDLSKVPHYFDQVLLLNRELIDLGPTEETFTEVNLKKAYGSKLFFNGGDL, via the coding sequence ATGATACGTATTGAACACCTCAGCGTCTCCTACAAAGAAACGCTGGCACTAAAGGATATCTCACTAGTGCTCCACGGACCAACTATTACCGGAATTATTGGTCCAAATGGTGCTGGAAAATCAACTTTATTAAAAGGTATGTTAGGAATTATCCCACATGAAGGTCAGGCCTTTCTCGACGACAAAGAAGTCAAGAAATCTTTAAATCGAGTTGCCTATGTCGAGCAAAAAATCCATATCGACTACAATTTCCCTATCAAGGTCAAGGAATGTGTCTCTCTGGGACTCTATCCATCCATCCCGCTCTTCCACACTTTAAAGGCCAGCCACTGGAAAAAAGTGGCAGAAGCACTTGAAATCGTTGGACTCTCAGACTATGCTGATCGCCAAATCAGCCAGCTCTCAGGAGGACAATTCCAACGTGTTTTGATTGCCCGCTGCCTAGTGCAGGAAGCTGACTACATCTTTCTAGATGAGCCTTTTGTCGGGATTGACTCGATCAGTGAAGAGATTATCATGAATACGCTGAGAGACCTAAAAAAATCTGGTAAAACAGTTCTCATCGTCCATCATGACCTCAGCAAAGTCCCCCATTATTTCGACCAAGTTTTGCTTCTCAATCGAGAATTAATAGACCTTGGTCCGACCGAAGAAACCTTTACCGAGGTCAATCTCAAAAAGGCCTACGGTAGCAAACTCTTTTTCAATGGAGGTGACCTATGA
- a CDS encoding M13 family metallopeptidase translates to MTRYQDDFYDAINGEWEKTAVIPADKSRTGGFIDLDEEIEELMLATTDKWLVGEDIPEDAILANFVKYHRMVRDFDKREADGIKPVLSLLKEYQDLESFADFTSKLAAFELAGKPNFLPFGVSPDFMDARTNVLWASAPGTILPDTTYYAEDHPQREELLGLWKESTTNLLKAYDFSDEEIADLLEKRLELDRRIAAVVLSNEESSEYAKLYHPYAYEDFKKFAPALPLDDFFQAVLGQTPDKVIVDEERFWQAADQFYSEEAWPLLKATLILAVVNLSTSYLTDEIRVLSGAYGRALSGVPEAQDKVKAAYHLAQGPFKQALGLWYAHEKFSPEAKADVEKKVATMIDVYKERLAKNDWLTPETRDKAIVKLNVIKPYIGYPEELPERYKDKVVDETASLFENALAFACVEIKHSWSKWNQPVDYKEWGMPAHMVNAYYNPQKNLIVFPAAILQAPFYDLHQSSSANYGGIGAVIAHEISHAFDTNGASFDENGSLKDWWTESDYAAFKEKTQKVIDQFDGQESNGASINGKLTVSENVADLGGIAAALEAAKREPDFSAEEFFHNFARIWRMKGRPELMKLMASVDVHAPAKLRVNVQVPNFDDFFTTYDVKEGDGMWRSPEDRVIIW, encoded by the coding sequence ATGACACGTTATCAAGACGATTTTTATGATGCAATCAATGGCGAATGGGAAAAAACAGCTGTGATTCCAGCTGATAAATCTCGAACAGGTGGTTTTATTGACCTTGATGAGGAAATTGAAGAGTTGATGCTAGCGACTACGGACAAGTGGTTGGTAGGTGAGGATATCCCAGAGGATGCTATCCTCGCCAACTTTGTTAAGTACCATCGCATGGTACGTGATTTTGACAAAAGAGAAGCAGATGGGATCAAGCCTGTCCTTTCTCTACTTAAGGAATACCAAGATTTGGAGAGTTTTGCAGATTTTACCAGCAAACTAGCAGCGTTTGAACTAGCTGGTAAACCAAACTTCTTGCCATTTGGTGTTTCACCAGACTTTATGGATGCCAGAACCAATGTTCTCTGGGCAAGTGCACCAGGGACGATTTTGCCAGATACGACTTACTATGCTGAAGACCATCCTCAACGTGAGGAGTTGCTAGGTTTGTGGAAGGAAAGTACCACAAATCTTCTCAAAGCCTATGATTTTTCAGATGAGGAAATCGCAGACTTATTAGAGAAACGATTGGAATTGGACCGTCGCATTGCGGCTGTGGTGCTTTCTAACGAAGAAAGTTCAGAATATGCCAAACTCTACCATCCATACGCTTATGAAGATTTCAAGAAATTTGCCCCTGCCCTACCTCTAGATGACTTCTTCCAAGCAGTTCTTGGACAAACTCCAGATAAGGTTATCGTAGACGAGGAACGTTTCTGGCAAGCAGCAGACCAATTCTATAGTGAAGAAGCATGGCCTTTGCTCAAGGCAACCTTGATTTTGGCTGTGGTGAATCTTTCAACTAGCTATCTCACAGATGAGATTCGTGTCTTGTCAGGTGCTTATGGACGTGCCCTTTCAGGTGTTCCAGAAGCTCAGGACAAGGTCAAGGCGGCTTATCACTTGGCTCAAGGTCCTTTCAAGCAAGCTCTCGGTCTCTGGTATGCGCATGAAAAATTCTCTCCAGAAGCTAAGGCAGACGTAGAGAAAAAAGTAGCGACCATGATTGATGTTTACAAGGAACGCTTGGCTAAGAACGACTGGCTCACACCTGAAACGCGTGACAAGGCCATTGTCAAACTCAATGTCATCAAGCCTTATATCGGTTATCCAGAGGAATTGCCAGAACGCTACAAGGACAAGGTAGTGGATGAAACAGCCAGCCTCTTTGAGAATGCCCTAGCCTTTGCGTGTGTGGAAATCAAGCACAGCTGGAGCAAGTGGAACCAGCCGGTTGATTACAAGGAGTGGGGAATGCCAGCTCACATGGTTAATGCCTACTACAATCCTCAGAAGAACTTGATTGTCTTTCCAGCTGCTATCTTACAGGCGCCTTTCTATGACTTGCATCAGTCGTCTTCGGCTAACTACGGTGGTATTGGTGCGGTTATTGCCCACGAGATTTCTCATGCCTTTGACACAAATGGCGCGTCCTTTGATGAAAATGGTAGTCTCAAGGATTGGTGGACAGAGAGTGACTATGCTGCCTTTAAAGAAAAAACGCAGAAAGTTATCGACCAATTTGATGGCCAAGAATCTAACGGCGCAAGTATCAACGGAAAACTAACCGTATCAGAAAACGTTGCCGACTTGGGAGGAATTGCTGCAGCCCTTGAAGCTGCCAAGAGAGAACCAGACTTCTCTGCTGAAGAATTCTTCCACAACTTTGCTCGTATCTGGCGTATGAAAGGCCGTCCTGAGTTGATGAAACTCATGGCCAGTGTCGATGTGCACGCGCCTGCCAAACTCCGTGTTAATGTCCAAGTACCAAACTTCGATGACTTCTTTACAACATACGATGTCAAAGAAGGCGATGGTATGTGGCGTTCACCAGAGGACCGTGTGATTATTTGGTAA
- a CDS encoding MBL fold metallo-hydrolase, producing the protein MKIHKTVNPVAYENTYYIEGDQHLIVVDPGSHWEAIRKTIEKINKPICAILLTHTHYDHIMSLDLVRDTFGNPPVYVAESEASWLYTPVDNLSGLPRHDDMEDVVCKPAEHTYVFNEEYWIEEFRFTVLPTPGHSIGGVSLVFPDAHLVLTGDALFRETIGRTDLPTGSTEQLLHSIQTQLFTLPNYDVYPGHGPATTIAHEKTFNPFF; encoded by the coding sequence ATGAAAATCCATAAAACCGTGAATCCCGTTGCCTATGAAAATACCTACTACATAGAGGGGGACCAACACCTGATTGTGGTCGACCCTGGTAGCCATTGGGAAGCTATTCGCAAAACTATCGAAAAAATCAACAAACCCATCTGTGCAATTCTCTTGACCCACACCCACTACGACCATATTATGAGCCTTGACTTGGTCAGAGATACTTTTGGAAATCCCCCAGTCTACGTCGCAGAAAGTGAAGCCAGCTGGCTCTACACTCCTGTAGACAATCTCTCTGGCCTCCCACGACACGACGATATGGAGGATGTCGTCTGCAAACCAGCTGAGCACACCTATGTCTTTAACGAGGAATACTGGATCGAAGAATTCCGTTTTACAGTATTGCCAACACCTGGCCACTCTATTGGCGGTGTTTCTCTGGTCTTTCCTGATGCTCATCTAGTCTTGACGGGAGATGCTCTATTCCGAGAAACCATCGGACGGACCGATCTTCCTACCGGTAGCACGGAACAACTCCTCCATAGCATTCAGACGCAACTCTTTACTCTTCCTAACTACGATGTCTATCCTGGGCATGGTCCAGCTACGACTATCGCTCACGAAAAGACTTTTAATCCCTTTTTCTAG
- a CDS encoding DUF2974 domain-containing protein, with protein sequence MANIFDYLNDIAYDSFYDLPVNELDVLALTELTYLAFDDVVAQEPKRLIELAPQIPRETTMLTNKNRLQLLDQLVQHKRFKNCKLSDFINDIDPELQKQFAAMTYRISLDTYLLVFRGTDDSIIGWKEDFHMTYMKEIPAQKHALQYLQDFFAQHPNQKVILAGHSKGGNLAVYAASQLDPNLQKNIVAVYTFDAPGLHKELTETAGYQNMMERTKVFVPQGSIIGMMLEIPDKKIVVRSTALGGIAQHDTFSWQVENKHFVQLDETNSDSQQVDTTFKEWVETVPDEELQLYFDLFFGIILDAGISSINDLSSFKVIEHIHHLFVQAQSLTPEEKETMGRLTQLLIDTRYQAWKNR encoded by the coding sequence ATGGCCAATATTTTTGACTACCTGAATGATATAGCATACGATTCCTTTTATGACCTCCCCGTGAACGAGTTAGATGTTCTTGCCCTGACTGAATTAACCTACCTTGCTTTTGATGATGTAGTTGCCCAAGAACCAAAGCGTCTCATAGAACTAGCACCTCAAATCCCTAGAGAAACGACTATGTTGACCAATAAAAACCGTCTCCAGTTATTGGATCAGCTCGTTCAACACAAACGGTTTAAAAATTGCAAGCTCTCAGACTTTATCAACGATATCGATCCTGAATTGCAAAAACAGTTTGCAGCCATGACTTATCGTATCAGTCTCGATACCTATTTGCTTGTTTTTCGTGGAACTGATGACAGTATCATCGGTTGGAAAGAAGATTTCCATATGACCTATATGAAGGAAATTCCAGCTCAAAAACATGCTCTCCAGTATTTACAGGACTTTTTTGCCCAACATCCCAACCAAAAGGTTATCCTGGCAGGGCACTCAAAAGGGGGCAATCTAGCCGTCTATGCTGCCAGTCAACTTGATCCAAACTTACAGAAAAACATTGTCGCTGTCTATACTTTTGATGCGCCCGGACTTCACAAGGAACTGACAGAAACAGCTGGCTATCAAAACATGATGGAAAGAACGAAAGTATTTGTCCCACAAGGTTCTATCATCGGGATGATGCTGGAAATCCCTGATAAGAAAATCGTCGTTCGAAGCACTGCCCTTGGTGGTATTGCCCAGCACGACACCTTTAGTTGGCAGGTTGAAAACAAACACTTTGTCCAACTGGATGAGACCAATAGTGACAGCCAACAAGTCGATACTACTTTCAAGGAATGGGTTGAAACAGTTCCTGACGAGGAACTGCAGCTCTACTTCGACCTCTTTTTTGGAATCATTCTTGATGCAGGTATCTCCTCTATCAACGATCTTTCTTCCTTCAAGGTCATTGAACACATTCACCATCTCTTTGTCCAAGCTCAATCCCTCACTCCCGAAGAAAAAGAAACCATGGGACGCCTAACCCAACTCTTGATCGACACCCGCTACCAAGCTTGGAAAAATCGTTAA
- a CDS encoding ferredoxin reductase — protein MKRGKKMFIIILSTLGVLILITWGAIAYLGRSQTLSIKSIENPIGDLYLIHITKPSHQIWKAGAYAKFTLPDTSSTASKYEAKGEQTSRWLTIASTPDEDEILILTHNSGSNFKNTLTHLPAGSEIEMSWLDSSLTVKDTNKPLVCFASDVGISALRPLIKEWAGKCPIILNHFDKGVTIFDNEMKELAQKIPNFTYKTNDELSQSQEFLKRAIDEYGNQASYLITGQPDDVNEMKNFLKENGVDSKNIQVSSFRGLK, from the coding sequence ATGAAAAGAGGTAAAAAAATGTTCATTATCATTCTATCTACACTTGGAGTCCTAATCCTTATAACTTGGGGTGCCATCGCTTATCTTGGACGAAGCCAGACATTATCGATAAAATCCATCGAAAACCCCATCGGAGATCTATATTTAATTCATATCACAAAACCGAGTCATCAAATCTGGAAAGCTGGGGCTTATGCTAAGTTTACACTCCCTGATACCTCGTCTACTGCTAGTAAATATGAAGCTAAGGGAGAGCAAACCAGTCGATGGCTAACCATTGCCTCCACACCTGATGAAGATGAAATTCTCATTTTGACTCATAATAGTGGTAGCAACTTTAAGAACACCTTGACACATTTACCGGCTGGCAGTGAGATTGAGATGAGTTGGCTGGATTCCTCTTTGACTGTTAAAGATACGAATAAGCCACTAGTTTGCTTTGCATCTGATGTCGGCATTTCTGCTCTACGCCCCCTTATCAAAGAGTGGGCTGGTAAATGCCCGATTATACTCAATCATTTTGACAAAGGAGTTACTATTTTCGATAATGAGATGAAAGAACTGGCTCAAAAAATACCGAATTTTACTTATAAAACTAACGATGAACTTTCTCAAAGTCAAGAATTTTTAAAACGTGCTATTGATGAATACGGCAATCAAGCCAGCTATCTCATCACAGGTCAGCCTGATGATGTAAATGAGATGAAGAATTTTTTAAAGGAAAATGGAGTCGATAGCAAAAATATACAAGTAAGCTCGTTTAGAGGTTTGAAATAG
- a CDS encoding TetR/AcrR family transcriptional regulator: MRLDKKQALKTAAYEVFSKKGYKATGISEIARQAGVAVGSFYNYYESKEAIFLDIYIDENNRARQAMIEELDWEIDMIDLIAQLFAQSRTLVSSNKILAEWYNPAIADELHSYYSSEEGKVANPFHQFLVKTFTNRMQAEGYSPEKIQDILQVYNLFYYMDMHITEKDFPNIGKTVEILATNFIKGVLK; encoded by the coding sequence ATCAGATTGGACAAAAAACAAGCTTTAAAGACAGCGGCCTATGAAGTTTTTTCGAAAAAAGGTTACAAGGCGACAGGGATTTCAGAAATTGCTAGGCAAGCTGGTGTGGCAGTCGGCTCTTTTTATAACTATTACGAGAGTAAAGAAGCTATTTTTCTAGACATCTATATAGATGAAAACAACCGTGCACGCCAAGCTATGATCGAAGAACTGGATTGGGAAATTGACATGATCGACCTCATTGCTCAACTCTTTGCTCAGTCCAGAACTCTCGTTTCTTCCAATAAAATCCTTGCAGAATGGTACAATCCTGCCATAGCAGATGAGTTGCACAGCTACTATTCCTCGGAAGAAGGCAAAGTCGCAAATCCATTTCATCAGTTTCTAGTTAAAACTTTTACAAATCGTATGCAGGCTGAAGGGTACTCGCCAGAAAAGATTCAAGATATTTTACAGGTTTATAATCTGTTTTACTATATGGATATGCATATCACAGAAAAAGATTTTCCAAATATTGGTAAAACTGTTGAAATACTTGCAACCAACTTCATTAAAGGAGTTCTAAAATAA
- a CDS encoding response regulator transcription factor — MHKILLVEDDQVIRQQVGKLLSEWGFEIVLVEDFMEVLSLFVQSEPHLVLMDIGLPLFNGYHWCQEIRKISKVPIMFLSSRDQAMDIVMAINMGADDFVTKPFDQQVLLAKVQGLLRRSYEFGRDESLLEYAGVILNTKSMDLHYQGEVLSLTKNEFQILRVLFEHAGNIVARDDLMRELWNSDFFIDDNTLSVNVARLRKKLEEQGLAGFIETKKGIGYGLKHA; from the coding sequence ATGCACAAAATTTTACTAGTAGAGGATGACCAAGTCATTCGGCAACAAGTTGGGAAATTGCTCTCTGAGTGGGGATTTGAGATCGTTTTGGTAGAAGACTTTATGGAAGTGCTGAGTTTATTTGTCCAGTCGGAACCTCATTTGGTCCTCATGGATATTGGTTTGCCACTTTTTAATGGTTATCACTGGTGTCAGGAGATTCGTAAGATTTCCAAGGTGCCCATTATGTTTCTGTCTTCGAGAGATCAGGCTATGGATATCGTCATGGCGATCAATATGGGAGCGGATGACTTTGTGACCAAGCCTTTTGACCAGCAGGTCCTTTTGGCTAAGGTTCAGGGCTTATTACGCCGTTCCTATGAGTTTGGGCGGGATGAAAGTTTGCTAGAGTATGCAGGTGTGATTCTCAATACCAAGTCTATGGATCTGCACTATCAAGGTGAAGTCCTGAGCCTAACCAAGAATGAATTTCAAATTTTGCGGGTTTTGTTTGAACATGCGGGCAATATCGTGGCGCGTGATGACCTGATGCGGGAACTCTGGAACAGCGACTTTTTTATCGACGACAATACCCTGTCTGTTAATGTTGCTCGTTTGCGCAAAAAGCTTGAGGAACAAGGCTTGGCAGGCTTTATCGAAACCAAGAAAGGGATAGGATACGGACTGAAACATGCTTGA
- a CDS encoding sensor histidine kinase, with protein sequence MLDWKLFFLAYLRSRSRIFIYIFSLGFLVLLFQFLFASLGSYFLYFLLLSSFLTFLFLAWDIFAEAQVYRQEVLYAERDPKSPLECALAEKLEERESELYQKKSEAQSKLTDLLDYYTLWVHQIKTPIAASRLLVAEVSDREVKQQLEQEIFKIDSYTNLVLQYLRLESFHDDLVFEKVQVEDLVKEMVRKYALFFIQKGLTVNLHNLDKTIVTDKKWLLVVIEQILSNSLKYTKEGGLEIYMEGQELCIKDTGIGIKNSDVLRVFERGFSGYNGRLTQQSSGLGLYLSKKISEELGHQIRIESEVGTGTTVRIKFADINLRIE encoded by the coding sequence ATGCTTGATTGGAAACTATTTTTTCTAGCCTATCTGCGTTCTCGTAGTCGCATCTTTATCTATATTTTTTCGTTGGGTTTTCTTGTCCTACTCTTTCAGTTTCTGTTTGCTAGTCTAGGATCTTATTTTCTTTATTTTTTGCTGCTCAGTAGTTTTTTGACCTTCCTATTTTTGGCTTGGGATATATTTGCAGAAGCTCAGGTTTATCGACAGGAAGTACTCTATGCTGAGCGAGACCCCAAGTCTCCTCTGGAATGTGCGCTAGCAGAAAAGCTCGAAGAGCGTGAATCTGAATTATATCAAAAGAAGTCTGAAGCGCAGAGTAAGCTGACGGATTTGCTTGATTACTACACCTTATGGGTTCACCAGATCAAGACGCCCATTGCGGCTAGTCGCCTTTTAGTAGCAGAAGTCTCTGATCGGGAGGTCAAGCAGCAACTGGAACAGGAAATTTTCAAGATTGACTCCTATACCAATCTGGTGTTGCAGTATCTTCGTTTAGAAAGCTTCCACGATGACTTGGTATTTGAAAAGGTCCAAGTGGAGGACTTGGTCAAGGAGATGGTTCGTAAGTACGCTCTTTTCTTTATCCAGAAGGGACTAACAGTCAATCTACATAATCTCGACAAAACCATCGTGACCGATAAGAAGTGGTTGTTGGTCGTCATTGAACAAATCCTCTCAAACAGCCTCAAATACACCAAGGAAGGTGGACTAGAGATTTATATGGAGGGTCAGGAGCTCTGTATCAAGGATACGGGGATTGGGATTAAAAACAGTGATGTACTCCGAGTCTTTGAACGTGGTTTTTCAGGCTACAATGGTCGCCTGACCCAGCAGTCATCTGGACTTGGACTCTACCTATCCAAGAAAATTTCTGAAGAACTTGGCCACCAGATTCGTATCGAGTCTGAGGTCGGGACAGGAACGACAGTAAGAATCAAGTTTGCCGATATAAATCTGAGAATTGAGTGA
- a CDS encoding FtsX-like permease family protein — protein sequence MQHQNAEITSELAGGMDVTVSEEGQLKLADDYPDCLNKSILRFEDQASLVYGSVRAITSEQINEIFGEFFFIGIFLFIIFMVGAVLIIHYKQISEGYEDHERFIILKRVGPDQKQIKQTINKQILTVFFLPVIFAFLHLAFSYHMLSLILKVIEVVDATMMLTIILPIC from the coding sequence GTGCAACATCAAAATGCAGAAATTACTAGTGAACTCGCTGGTGGGATGGATGTGACTGTAAGCGAAGAGGGACAGTTGAAACTAGCTGATGATTATCCAGACTGTCTTAATAAATCGATATTACGTTTTGAAGATCAGGCTAGTCTTGTTTACGGCTCTGTTCGAGCAATTACCAGTGAGCAAATCAATGAGATTTTTGGTGAGTTCTTCTTTATCGGTATCTTCCTTTTTATTATTTTTATGGTTGGTGCAGTATTAATTATCCACTATAAACAAATCTCTGAGGGATATGAAGATCACGAACGCTTTATCATCTTGAAAAGGGTAGGTCCTGATCAAAAGCAGATCAAGCAAACCATTAACAAGCAAATCTTGACCGTTTTCTTTCTTCCTGTAATTTTTGCCTTCCTCCATTTGGCCTTTTCTTATCATATGCTTAGTTTGATTCTCAAGGTCATTGAAGTAGTTGATGCGACCATGATGTTAACGATAATCTTACCTATCTGTTAA
- a CDS encoding DUF389 domain-containing protein: MTRNYSTREYREKLYDDLHVRLRDTVILMCAIFIASIGLNMNSTAVIIGAMLISPLMTSIVGLGFGLAIFDMRLIKQSLEVLFTQVLVSLLVSTLYFWISPLSYASSELIARTSPTIWDVLIAIAGGIAGVIGSRKKEANNIVPGVAIATALMPPICTAGYGLANGNVRFLFGALYLFLINCVFIMLANIIGTRILMRKSPLSSFKELNIKMKIGLISLIVLLVLPASYSAVTLTIDQARKEGIKQFVAKEFANHTVINQVYKSRNNELVLTVVGDPISEEKLETLHQKQASYGIQSVQLKVNQVHNSIKLDSEMTKEFYENINKYINQKLSEKDSQKDLVKENEADKD, translated from the coding sequence ATGACCAGAAATTATTCAACACGTGAATATCGTGAGAAATTATATGATGATCTTCATGTTCGATTAAGAGATACAGTGATTTTGATGTGTGCGATTTTTATTGCCTCTATAGGTTTAAATATGAATTCAACAGCTGTCATTATTGGAGCCATGCTGATTTCCCCTCTTATGACATCGATTGTTGGACTCGGATTTGGTTTAGCTATTTTTGATATGCGTTTAATCAAGCAATCTCTAGAGGTTTTATTTACTCAAGTATTGGTCAGTTTGCTTGTCTCGACTTTATATTTCTGGATTTCCCCCTTATCTTATGCAAGTAGCGAGTTGATTGCACGAACCTCTCCAACCATTTGGGATGTTCTCATTGCTATTGCTGGTGGGATAGCAGGTGTAATTGGGTCACGGAAAAAAGAAGCAAACAATATCGTGCCAGGAGTAGCCATTGCAACAGCTCTGATGCCACCTATCTGTACTGCAGGATATGGTTTAGCTAACGGGAATGTACGATTTTTATTTGGGGCTCTCTATCTTTTCTTGATCAACTGTGTCTTTATCATGCTAGCCAACATTATTGGAACAAGAATTTTGATGAGAAAATCTCCCTTAAGTTCATTTAAAGAGCTAAACATTAAAATGAAAATTGGCTTGATATCCTTGATTGTATTATTGGTTCTTCCAGCCAGTTATTCAGCAGTCACTCTGACGATAGATCAAGCGCGAAAAGAAGGAATCAAACAGTTTGTAGCAAAAGAGTTCGCTAATCACACGGTCATTAATCAAGTCTACAAGTCAAGGAACAATGAATTGGTCTTAACGGTTGTTGGAGATCCGATTTCAGAAGAAAAATTAGAAACGCTCCATCAAAAACAAGCCTCTTACGGTATTCAATCTGTTCAATTAAAAGTCAATCAAGTCCATAATTCGATAAAATTAGATAGTGAGATGACCAAGGAATTTTATGAAAACATTAACAAGTATATCAATCAAAAACTCTCTGAAAAAGATTCACAAAAAGATCTCGTAAAAGAAAATGAAGCAGACAAGGATTGA